Below is a window of Humulus lupulus chromosome 2, drHumLupu1.1, whole genome shotgun sequence DNA.
TACTTGATGATTTTAGACATCCAAAACTGCTTTATGATGATTTATAAGTCTTGTTTGAATTTCATGAAGCAAACTATATAATGTTATTTTCAGGGAGATTTTTTTCATCGTCCTCTATTTGAATGTTAGAAAGTTTTTTTGTTGATTATGTCAATAtcatattgcatgttgcatgctGTTTGTATGTCAGTTCATTCTTACTGAAACTTAGTCGTCTTTAAAAAAATTTACACGTGTGATAGTGGATGGAGCAAGCCACTCAACAAAGTCAAGAGGTCATTGCCAAAGCTTTATTAGGCGCCAGAGTTGCTATGCTTGGGATCCGGTATCATATGCGTCTGATGGGCGAGGCTGCAGGCATTCCGGTATATTGATCTGTCTTTGATTGGATTCTAGTCAGTTCAATTGTTACAGTTAGGGTTTCAGTATaacttttatatttattattccaCTTTTAACTGTTTTAGTAAGAAATCACCAAACAAAAGTGTACAACTTTATTCATGTTAAACTTTCAAGTCAGCAAACAACacatatacaaatggatacaccGTTACACACAAATGTCATATATGTCTTGGTCCATAGAACATATATGGATGGtgcttgatatttttttttccacAGAAGATGGTATTTAAGTACTTAATTGCATAATACTATAATGATGTTGAAAAGTTTTTGGAACTTAGTGTGTTCGTGATAATGGGGCTGAGGCAGAGGTATCAAAGTTTACTTACTTTTGCTGCTAAACCATCTAAGGGCTTCTCTTTTCTTCACTCCATCCCACTCTTGTTGAATTTGATTGCTGGTCTGTTTAATCAAAGAGGTGTTCTCTGCATTTTCTTTTCTACTTGGCTATTATTAGTATTCATTGAAAGGCTTATATGGGAATAAAATTGGTCTCAAGAGTCAAGACAGTCCATGGTGGTAAAGCAACTGTATATGAACCTATCATTTTTAATATCTATTTCCATTGAACCATTGATAATGAACCAATATCACTCTTCTTCATTGGCTGTAATAGCTTTTGGGGAATGTGGGTCCTTGTGTGTTTTCTTGAccctgtttttatttttgttacctTTTGGGGAACTGAGGCATTTATAAAGGGATCTCATATTTTCATCTCAGCTAGGTTTGGTTCATTTggctattttttcactttcaaggtattcattattgTAGAGAAAATGCTCAAGATAGAACAAACTTTCATGTATTTATCATTTCCCTTATTTGTATTGATaataaatctgatttttttcatccttttaaattggaatacaaactgtttttggttttttgttctttctatgtgtgttgtgtctgcttttctttttattgttggtttcaTTTCAAACTGTTGCATTATTGTTGGCCTTTGCTATTAGTTTTTCTGCTGCTTTTGCTGCCTCTTGTCGTTGTATTTaagatttttgttgttctttttattttgtgagctctagtttccaaggactctatagtgggtttggatagtttcttggttgtaagagttgtaattttttttaatgatgactcctaattaaaggtcgaatgatgttgatagtttattaattggtatgtaattttgctttcattttagtggcttcattggatttcaaattggagggaactttatttgcagcagtttgcaagaggtatgttttcttttatttttgttaaaatactttgcaaatgttagaggagtttgaatatcttagatattcatccatagtgaagtaggttctgagattattattattgtgtgctgcggtgataatggaaggttgagaacttgtgtgtattagtgaagtaggttttgagaaatttgtgtgctgtgacgagataaggaagaaaacttgtgtgttgtttgaatattttgaattgataatgattgatggttgattaataaatatggctggaatgttttatgattttctgttagttatttgatgtatatctaataaacttcaaaagATTAGTATCCCTTTTGTATACACCTATAAAAGATTAGAGGATCAatattattaccctatattaattatccattttcttAAACCTCTGTAAACATGAAAGATTTAATTTAATATGCTTCATAAGATGTAATGTAATAACCAATATTCACGAGTTCATGAGTAGGTGACAAGCCAAAAACATCAAACAGTACAAAGAAATCTTCTAAAGTACCTGTATACGTAGTTTATCAACTTCAATCATTAACAGAGATCCTAAATTCCCAGTGAGAATTTCCAAAGCATCCACATACTTTGCTTGTTGCTCCAATATAGAAATGTATACCATCATAGTTGCACTAATTCAAGGTTTTAGCATATAATCAATTGACAATAGAACAAGAAAAATATATTTGGTGATATATTAATAAAGAGAATATTAAAGCATGTATGTATGGGAGAAGATGATATATAAAATTGTTTTAGTACAATATCGTTGTATGAATATACACAGATCAAGCTAGCTAGCTAGCTCTAGTCTTCCCGTTCACACATAAAAATGGGAATTTGTTTTTTGTCTGTTCTAGTAGCTAGTGCCTTTTGTGTTTAATTAAAGAACAAttgttaatttattaaaaaaaaaaagagaacaagaaTTCATGCCTATAATGTCTGAAGTGATTAGGGCACCCCCTAGAGGTTTTTATGAcatggaaaattatgatgagcaaGAATTCATGCCTGTATTGTCTGAAGTTACTGAATCTAGGTTATataatgtagtggaagatgaacaatatgttagagatgattgtgagggtatattagtttgattattgttgtgttttttgtaaattgtagaaGATGTTGCACTTGACATTTAAAGTTGTAATCAATGGAAATTTCAGTTTATACTTCAGCTCATTAATTGGTTGTTTCTTATTTGTGTATTTTTAGCGAAGAACTCTTGAAAACatatgtcttttatttatttacttagttTTTGCTGGCAGTGGCTAGACTGTACTACGGATGATTTCCCATCATCTCTTTGTAATACAATCTGGTttcttataataaaaaataaatcttaaTAAATACCTAACAACATACACTCAACATCATAGCAGCCAAATAACAGAAAAAAGAATAGTACCATAAATCAACAAAAACGATTGAATTTAATTCAGTGATAAATTCTAGATCAGTTCTCAACACAAACACCTAAACTTGCAAGAATTAGCTGACCAATTAGCAGTAGACATCAAAACTGCCAAAGCCCTCAAGCTTAAACTCCTGGTACATATTCTTCTCTATTTTTTCGTAAAAGCAATGTATGATCTCCCTCATTCTACAACTATTTCGTTGATCAATAAATGCTGTGTTTGTGTCCTAGGTAGGCATGTTCATTCCTCAAATACATATTGctggatacatgcatatatggaCTTTGTGTTGAAAACATATACCCACAAATACAAATACTTTACATTTATAGCACATTCCTAAAGGTGTTTGATATAACatttattactgtttctctctgtCTTTCGGGAAGTTGAAAACAATATCTTTTATCCATAgcaatggagttttgtttttcttatttttggAAGGCTCCCAAACATAGTTTTTGCCTTTCTTATAAGCTGCAATTTATAGTATCCACGCATGATACTATttttttaaaccaaaatcatGTCTGTTCCAGACTTTCAGGGTgcaaaaaaataattatgttaCCAAGTAAGAAGGCCTAAAAAGTGCAGTCATTTGAAAACAGTTTAAGCTGGAATGTGTATGAAAACaaacattcaaaaacaaaaaaaaattatacatgcATGATAGCAACCAAATAAAGAAATGATACGCTTCTATAAAACATTGAACAGTTAACAGAAAAGTTGCCAAAATATGCAAATATTGTACAGTGAAGAATCATGTTGCTTCTAGGTTCTCCAAGCAAGAGTTTTCTATGACAGCTATTGTGATGTAATACTAGTGATCTACTTATGGGTTCAAATCAAACCATTACACTAAAGAAACTGAGAAATGCCAGGGTCCGCCAAAAGTATAAAGAAACTCTTCAAGAGGAGTATAGCAATTTGGCATTCTATACTTATCAGATATACACTTATAGGAACCAAAAATTCTACAAAGAAGTACATAGGATATGTAAAGCTacctcacatatatatattctcttagtCACTAAGTAGACTAAGTGCTGGCACTAAGAATATTCTCTTAGTCAACatatgtcttttatttatttattttttgctggCAGTGGCTACTAAAACAGTCGTCTGTAATGTAAAAATTCTACATTTTTATGGAGTGGaaaaagtaaatataaaataatatgaggATAAAAGTGGCAAAAATGGACCAAGAGATGTTTGCTCTTTTACTATTAGTATGacactttgaatttttatttctttgatgccaagaatgactgtttatttctttctttctgacttttattataagtttttttttgtgataattgataatatgttgttatatatgatttttgtaactcatcaaaattcgtactaattatagaaacggttgatcagaaactagtcaaagagtttgccaagtacaagatatgtcacctccatctacaaaaggaaagaggccaaaacacatacctacaggaaaattagttaaactcctcaatgaaaagaggaagagctttagactgaatttggaaatggataaggttgttgaagagagatggagcaagtgcacaaaggatgatgaattgaaggatggagcaagtttcacgcatggtttacttttgtgtatcttgtaatgtttctatttttcatttttgaagtaaaaattgttcaagattataaaactttattgtgttatgctttcaaacttaagttagaactaagttctcatgaagtagacacattcatggtttgaattagttattgtttaatgtaatacttatggtttatcaatctattgagaattacattttatgattaattaattttttttttatcaaaatacaataatgaaaatcttttaattaaaaaaaaaaccatatgagtatacttatcaaaataaattttaaaattttattactatatgttatgatttaaaaacatattataagcgtaaaaaatcgttatggtttatataatataacaaactaaaaatgttatcaaaataatcaaatgtaacagttgaaaagtgttatgaaaaaagtacaagattaaacttcaaatttataaccaaaaactctatctaaatgttattatttgaatattatagcacctaaaaatgtgttattgaatagtttaagataacaccgaacataacattcaaaaactgttatagaaaagagtggacttttaataacaggggctatgttagcattttatagaagtgttatcaatagtcccggttagcaggttttaagtgttatgaatactgttttttcttgtagtgccacCAGAAGCTCCAGAAATTTGGCAGGAGGTGCTTACTGCTATGCAAGCCAGATTAGAGAGGTAGGATGATGAGAtttgcctcttgagacagcaacaaaTTCCAGCAGGGAACCCACAGTCCGAAGAACCAACAGTGACATAGCCAGAGGTATTAGCGGTAGTACAGCCCTAGGCAGAGGGAGATAGATGGGAAtctctgtatgagaggttcaggaaactgcaccctctagttttttagggcatcttagatccactgaaggctgagcagtggatgaccatgataaccactatcctAGATTTATGAGGATATGTGGTCTtgatagagtggcctgcgccacttacatgtttcaggaggatgctcgaatatggtgggaggtggtatcccaaaccAGAGAAGTAAACATTTTGgaatgggaagaggtcagaactctgtttaatgagaagtactacaacgaCACAGTTAAAGTTgtgaaggctgaagagttcaacaaattacttcagggtaacatgacaatGACTGATTACGCCCTAAAGTTCAACAAATTGGCAAAGTTTTCTGGGGATCAAGTGCCCACttatgggaccagaagagagaggtttctccaggggctatagcctatgatagcccgggatgttcgtattactaatGTGTCAGGATTGaccacctatgcacaggctgtggagagAACACTTatagctgagagcgcagagaacaagatctggcgtgagaatGCGTCCAGAAAAAATTCTAGGAGGTCGAGACCTCCATTTACAGgctttggtaggggcagaggccccaatgACCAAAAGAGAAATGGTCCATACACATTTTCAGCTCCaaggccagataggaggccacggggcataCAGTTAGGTCACCCgggtggcggtgagacctggaAAGCATTGCCATAATGTGTTCGGTGCAAGAGTTtccatattggggaatgttgggcaaaggcctgctttgtttgtggatgTGTGGggcacttgaagaaagactgcctgagattcagaaaggaagagcccaagaaggtggacaacCTTACGCCAattcgggtgttcaccttgacccagg
It encodes the following:
- the LOC133819255 gene encoding uncharacterized protein LOC133819255 encodes the protein MEQATQQSQEVIAKALLGARVAMLGIRYHMRLMGEAAGIPWLHWISNWRELYLQQFARETSQRVCQVQDMSPPSTKGKRPKHIPTGKLVKLLNEKRKSFRLNLEMDKVVEERWSKCTKDDELKDGASFTHGLLLCIL